CGCTCGTCGGCGTCGTGGTCGGGGTGGCCACGGTCGGCCAGGCCGTGCCCGCAGATGTGCACCGTCTGCTCGGGGCGCAGCGTGCCGGAGAAGACGCGGACCACGCAGACCCGCCCGACGTGCCGGTCGATGGTGGTCTTGACCACCTCGGCGACCAGCGGACCGTCCGGGTCGCAGGTCAGCGGTGGGCGGGGCGTGCCGTCGATCCCGGTGACCGCGGGCAGCGCGTGCTCCGGCGGCGACGGGAAGCCGGCGGTGAGCACCTCCAGCAGCGCGTCCAGCCCGACCCCGGTCGCCGCGCAGACCGGCACCACCGGGTAGAAGTGGCCCCGGGCCACTGCCTTCTCCAGGTCCTCGATGAGCAGGTCGGTGCCGATCTCCTCGCCACCGAGGTAGCGGTCCATCAGGGTCTCGTCCTCGCTCTCCGCGATGATCCCCTCGATCAGCTCGTTGCGGGACTCGACGATGGCCGGCAGGTGCTCCGGATCGGGCTCGCGCACCTGCGGCGGCAGGCCGTCGGTGTAGTCGAACACCCGCCGGGTGATCAGCCCGAGCAGGCCGACGGTGGATACGCCGTCGTCGCCGAGCATGGGCAGATAGAGCGGCAGCACGTTGTCGCCGAAGACCCGCTGGCACAGCGCCACCGCCTCGTCGAAGTCGGCGCGCGGATGGTCCAGCCGGGCGACGGCGACCGCCCGGGGCATGTCGACAGCCGCGCACTCCTCCCAGAGGGCGGCGGTGGCCGCGTCCATCCCGTCGACGGCGGAGACCACGAACAACGCGGCGTCCGCCGCGCGCAGGCCGGCCCGCAGCTCACCGACGAAATCGGCGTAGCCAGGCGTGTCCAGCAGGTTGACCTTGAATCCGTCGTGCGTCAGCGGTGCGCAGGCCAGCGAGACCGAACGCTGCTGGCGGACGGCGGCCGGGTCGTGGTCGCAGACGGTGGTGCCGTCGGTGACCGAGCCGGCCCGCGCGATCGTGCCGGTGGCGGCGAGCAGGGCCTCGACCAGGCTGGTCTTGCCCGCTCCCGAGTGCCCGACCAGCACCACGTTGCGGATCTTCGCGGGATCGGTCGCCACTGGCGCACCGGTGACCCCTTTGTCCTGATTCCTCTGCGCCATCGGGCGCACCTCCCTCAGCCGTGGTGGTGGGTGGTGACCGCCGCGCGCGACGGGGATGCGGCCCGGGCGGAATACTGCGGCGATATCTTCCGGTGGATCGCGTCGAGCCGGACGATCAACGGGCGGTCAGGTGAGCCGGGTCACCCTCCCGGCTCGATCTCACACCCGATGAGAGGCCGGCACAACCCTCCGTGCACGGACGGTGCTGTCGATGGCCAGCAGCCGACCGTTATCGTGGGACCGCCATGGCGAAGATCTTCCAAGTGTCGGCCCGCGCGGGGATGACCCGCGTCGTCGAGCCGATTGCCCGCCGCCTGCTGCGCGCGGGCGTGTCCCCCAACGCGGTCACCGTGACGGGCACCCTCGGGGTGCTCGTCGGTGCCCTCGGCTTCGGTGCCCGCGGTCACCTGGTCGCCGGAGCGGTGATCGTGACGGTCTTCGCGCTGACCGACCTGCTCGACGGCACGATGGCCCGGATGAGCGGCGGCTCCACCCGGTTCGGTGCCTTCCTCGACTCCAGCATGGACCGGGTCGCCGACAGCGCGGTGTTCGGCGCGGTCGCCTTCTACCTGGCCACCGAGGGCGATCGTGCCGGGCTGGCCGCCGCGCTGATCTGTCTGGCCGCGGGCGGGCTCGTCTCGTACGTCAAGGCCCGGGCCGAAGGGCTCGGCATGAGCTGCAACGTCGGCATCGCCGAACGCACCGAGCGGCTGCTGATCGTCGGCGTCGGCGGCCTGCTCACCGGCCTCGGCGTCGAAGCGGCGCTGCCGGTCGCGCTCTGGCTGCTGGCGGCGGTGTCGCTGTTCACCGTCGGGCAGCGGATGCGGCACGTCTACCAGCAGGCCCGGCAGATCGACGTGCCGGGCGGCGGCCGGTGAGCGGTAGCTGCCCGTGAACCTCACCGAACTCGGCTTCGCCGCCGGTTGGCGGCTGGTCCGTGCACTGCCCCGGCCGGTCGCCGCCGCCGGCTTCAACGCGGTGGCGGACCGGGCCTACCGCCGGCGCGGTGCCGGCGCCAACCGGCTGCGCGCCAACCTGCGCCGGGTGGTCGGCCCGGAACTGCCCGAGGCCGAACTCGACGATCTGGTCCGCCAGGGCCTGCGGTCGTACGCCCGGTACTGGATGGAGGCGTTCCGGCTGCCGTCGCTGAGCCGGGAGCAGATTCGCACCGGGTTCCGGCTGGACGGCGCCGAACTGCTCGCCGCCGACGTGGCGGCCGGCCGGGGCGCGGTGGTGGCGCTGCCGCACGCGGGCAACTGGGACCTGGCCGGCGCGTGGGTGGTGGCCAACGAGTGGCCGTTGTCCACGGTCATGGAACGGCTCAAGCCGGAGGGCGTCTACGAGCGGTTCGTGGCGTTCCGCAAGAGCCTGGGGATGGAGATCCTGCCCGCCACCGGGGGCGAACGACCGCCGCTGGAGGTGCTCACCGAACGGCTGACCGCCGGGGCGGTGGTGCCGCTGCTCGCCGACCGGGACCTCTCCGCCCGGGGCGTGGAGGTCAAGTTCTTCGGTGGCCGGAGCCGGATGCCGGCCGGCCCGGCGCTGCTCGCGCTGCGCACCGGCGCGCCGCTCTACGTGGCCTCGATGTGGTACGAACCGGACGCGGCGTGCGCCTCGATCGAGGGCCCGCTGCCGCTGCCGGGACCACAGGAGGGCACGCTTGACGTACGGGTGCGGTCGCTGACCCAGCGGATCGCCGACGGTCTCGCGGCGGGCATCGCCCGGCATCCGCAAGACTGGCACATGTTGCAGCGGATGTGGCTGGACTGAGGGGACGGGCGCAATGCGGATCGGCATCGTCTGCCCGTACTCCTTCGACGTCCCGGGCGGGGTACAGAACCACGTCATGGACCTCGCCGAGGCGCTGATCGGGCTCGGGCACGAGGTGAGCGTGCTCGCCCCGGCGGACGAGGACTCGCCGCTGCCGCCGTACGTGGTGCCGGCTGGGCGGGCGGTGCCGCTGCCGTACAACGGCTCGGTGGCCCGGATCGCGTTCGGTCCGGTCTCCACTGCCCGGGTCCGCCGGTGGATCATCCGGGGCGACTTCGACGTGCTGCACGTGCACGAGCCGCTGGCGCTGAGCCTGTCCATGCTCGCGGTGCTCTCCGCCCGGGGCCCGGTGGTCGCCACCTTCCACACCGCGATGACCCGGTCCCGGGTGCTCGCCGCCGCCCAGGGCGTACTCCAGATCGTGCTGGAGCGGATCACCGCCCGGATCGCGGTGAGCGCGCTGGCCCGCAAGGTGCAGGTCGAGCACCTGGACGGCGGCGCGGTGGAGATCCCCAACGGGGTCGCGGTGGCCAAGTTCGCCGGTGTCGAGCCGCTGCCCGGCTGGCCCGGCGAGGTGACGGCGGGCGGCGGCGGCACCCTCGGCTTCCTGGGCCGGTTCACCGAACCCCGCAAGGGTTTCCCGATCCTGCGCGACGCCTTCGTCGACCTGGCCCGCCAGCGCGCCGGGCTGCGCCTGCTGGTGGCCGGCCCCGGCGACCCGGACGACCTGTTCGGGCAGTTTCCGCCCGATCTGCGGGATCAGGTCACTTTTCTCGGCTTGGTGCCGGAGCAGGAGAAGGCGCGCATGCTGCGCAGCGTGCACCTGTACGTGGCGCCGAACACCGGCGGCGAGTCGTTCGGCATGATTCTCACCGAGGCGCTGGCCGCCGGCACCACCGTCGTCGCCAGCGACCTCGACGCCTTCCGCCGGGTGCTCGACGGTGGCCGGGCGGGGCGGCTGTTTCCCACCGGTGACGCGGTGGCGCTGCGGCGGACGATCGGCGAACTGCTTGACGATCCGGACCAACGGGCGGAGTTGACCGCGTGCGGTAACCAGGTGGTGGCGAATTTCGACTGGCCCGTGGTTGCCCGCCGGGTTCTGGAGGTATACGCAGCGGCGATCGAGGCGACCGATGGGCGGGTGATCGACCAGGAGTGGGTGGGGCCGGACTGACCGGGAGGGACGTGAGCAGCACTACGATGCCGGGCATGTGGTGGGTGGTGGGCGCGACAGTGGTCGTCGCCCTGGTGGCGGCGTACCTGATCTGGACCGCCGGCCGGGTCGAACGGCTCCAGTCCCGTGCCCAGCTCGCCGCCCGCGCCCTGGACGCCCACCTGCTGCGCCGGGCCGCTGCGGCGGCGGTGCTGGCCGAGCGTCGCTACGGCGTCGAGCTGTACGCGGCGGCGCGGATCGCTCTCGATGCGCAGCCGGAGGAGCGGGAGGCGGCCGAGAACGACCTGACCCGCCAGCTGCGGGCGGTCGAGCTGGACCCCACCGACCCGGACTGCGAGGCGGTGATCGCCGCCAGCCGGCGGCTCGCCCTGGCCCGGCAGGTGCACACCGACCTGGTCCGGGACGCGCGTACGGCGCGCGGCCGGCCGCTGGTCCGCCTGCTGCGGATGGGGCGCGGACACTCCTGGCCGCGCTACTTCGACATCGACGACCCGACCCTCGCCGTGCCGCCCGTGGACGTCACCACCAGATGAGCTCCGCCCGCCGCAGCGACGGCACGATCCCCGCCCGCCGGGCCGTCGGCACGATCCCCGCCCGCCGGGCCGTCGGCACGATCCCCGCCCGCCGGGCCAGGATCTCCGCCCGCCGGGCCAGGATGCCCGCCCCCGCGTCGTCGCGGTGACGGCGACCACAGAGCAGGCCACCACGGGTTCGATTGGCTGTCGGAAGGCCGGCCGGCCGGACGTAGCATTTCGCCGTCCCGCCCTGAGCTGCCCGAGGAGCGATGATCCCGTGTCCGAGACGACTTCCCCGAACCTCGACGCCACCCCCGTCGTCGGCACCGCCCGCGTCAAGCGCGGCATGGCCGAGATGCTCAAGGGCGGCGTGATCATGGACGTGGTCACCGCCGAGCAGGCCCGCATCGCCGAGGACGCGGGTGCGGTCGCGGTGATGGCGCTGGAGCGGGTGCCTGCCGACATCCGCGCCCAGGGCGGGGTGTCCCGGATGAGCGACCCCGACATGATCGACGGCATCATCAACGCCGTCTCCATCCCGGTGATGGCCAAGGCCCGCATCGGCCACTTCGTCGAGGCGCAGATCCTCCAGTCGCTCGGCGTCGACTACATCGACGAGTCCGAGGTGCTCACCCCGGCCGACTACGCCAACCACATCGACAAGTGGGCGTTCACCGTCCCGTTCGTCTGCGGTGCGACCAACCTGGGTGAGGCGCTGCGCCGGATCACCGAGGGTGCGGCCATGATCCGCTCCAAGGGCGAGGCCGGCACCGGCGACGTCTCCAACGCCACCACCCACATGCGGAAGATCCGCCAGGAGATCCGCCGGCTGTCCTCGCTGCCGACCGACGAGCTGTTCGTCGCGGCCAAGGAGCTTCAGGCACCGTACGAGCTGGTCAAGGAGGTCGCCGAGACCGGCAAGCTGCCCGTGGTGCTGTTCACCGCCGGTGGCATCGCCACCCCGGCCGACGCGGCGATGATGATGCAGCTCGGTGCGGAGGGGGTCTTCGTCGGCTCCGGCATCTTCAAGTCCGGCAACCCGGCCCAGCGGGCCGCCGCCATCGTCAAGGCGACCACCTTCCACGACGACCCGGACGTGCTGGCCAAGGTCTCCCGGGGCCTCGGCGAGGCGATGGTTGGCATCAACGTCGACGACATCCCCGTCCCGCACCGCCTCGCCGACCGCGGCTGGTGACGTGCGTGACCGCGCCCGTGATCGGTGTGCTCGCCCTCCAGGGTGACGTACGCGAACATCTCGCCGCCCTGACCGGTGCGGGCGCGCAGGCCCGCCCGGTACGCCGGCCGGCCGAACTGGACGCGGTCGACGGCCTGGTCATCCCGGGCGGCGAATCCACCACGATCAGCAAACTTGTCGATATCTTCGAGCTACGCGAACCGATCGACAAGCGGATCGCCGCCGGCCTGCCGGTCTACGGCTCCTGCGCCGGCCTGATCATGCTGGCCTCGGAGGTTCTCGACGGCCGGCCGGACCAGCGTGGCTTCGACGGCATCGAGATGACCGTGCGGCGCAACGCGTTCGGCCGGCAGGTCGACTCGTTCGAGGCGTCGGTGGAGGTCACCGGGATCGACGGTGGGCCACTGCACGCGGTCTTCATCCGCGCACCCTGGGTCGAGCACGTCGGCGCGGACGTCGAGGTGCTGGGCAGGGTCACCGAAGGCCCGGCCGCCGGCCGGATCGTCGCCGTACGCCAGGGCAACCTGCTGGCCACCTCCTTCCACCCGGAACTCACCCACGACCTGCGCCTGCACCGCTACTTCACCCAGCTGGTCCGTACCGCCAGCTGATCCCGCCAGCGCCGTCGCGCATGACGTTGCGGTCACCCGCCCCGGCGGGGCACGGCGACCACGTCATGATCAACGAGGGGGATGCCAGTCAGGAGGGCGCGGGGGTGCGGAGCCAGCAGGCGGGTCAGGGCAGCGGCGGTGGCGGGGTCGGCCGGGAGATGGACCACCAGGCGCTGTTGGTCGTCGGCCAGCTCCAACGTCTCGTACGCCAGGGACAGCGGACCGACCTGCGGATGCCGCAACCGGCGCACGGCGCTGGACCGGGTCGCGACCGGGCGGCGCTGCCACCGCGAGGTGAAGGGTGTCCCGACGGTACGGCCGAGCCGTTCGGCGAATGCGTCCGTGGCGGGATCGCCCTGGCGTAGCCGGTGCAGCTCGGCGACCTGCTGGTCGGCCAGCTCCGCCCAGTCGGGGAAGTGCTCCCGGGCGCGTTCGTCGGCGAAGACGAACCACAGCAGATTGGGCCGGTCGCCGTCGAGCAACCCCAGCGGGCGGGTCAGCCGCTCGAACGCATCGTTCCAGGCAAGCACGTCGCTGACCCGGTTGAGCAGGTACGCGGGCCGGTCCCGCAGCGCGTCGAGCAGCCCGCGAACCTGCGGGCGGACCGTACGCGAGACCGACGGGCGTCGTCCCGCGCACAACTGCCGGTGGTGTTCGACCGACGCCAGCTGTTGCAGGTGTCGCCGGTCGGCGTGATCGAGGCGCAGGGCGTCGGCCAGCGCGGCGAGGATCTCCGGCGAGGGGCGACTGTCGCGGCCCTGTTCGAGCCGGGTCAGGTACTCCACGCTGACCTGGGCCAGTGTCGCGACCTCGGCGCGACGCAGTCCCGGCGTACGCCGTCGGGGGCCGGCGGGCAGCCCCACCTGCTCGGGCCGCAGCGCCTCGCGCCGGCTGCGCAGGAACGCGCCCAACTCCCCGTCCATCATGTACTCCAGTCTGCCCGCACCGCCGCCGATCAGGGTGGCCCCACCGGGGCCAGCCTCCCGCCGGTCTCCCCGGGATGCCGAACCGCCGGTGAGGTGGAGTCATGAGACAGCAACAACCTTTCGTCATCGGCGTGATCGTGGGCAGCAGCCGTCCGGGCCGACGGGGGCCGACGGTGGCTGGCTGGGTGACCGAGGTGGCGGCTGGCGAGGGTCGGGCGGCAGCGCTGCTGGCAATGATCACCGCCGTCCTCGACGGGGCCCGCGACGTCGCCCCGGTGGCATGAGCATGGCGACGATCCTGATCAGGTACCGGGTCCGGCCGGACCGCCTGGCCGAGCACCTCACCCTGCTCGACGCGGTCTACGCGGAACTGGCCAAGCTCGGGCCGCCCGGGTTCCGCTACCTGACGCTGCGGCTCGATGACGGGCACAGCTTCATCGACGTCGCGATGGGGCCGGAACTGCCGGGGCCGTTGGCGGTACTGGCGTCCTTCCGCAGCTACCGGGCCGATCTGGAGGAGCGCTGCGAGCAGCGGGATGTTGCGGAGTTCACCGTGCGTGGTTCGTACGGCATGGGGGAGTAGCCGCCGTCCGCTATGCGCCCATCTGCGGCGATCGACATGACTGTCGGCGTGCGGCGGGTGACGTCCACCCGTCGCACGTCGGTAGGATTGTCGAGATTCGGCAGGGCCATCTGGCCGTCACGGCTTCTCACCAGAGCTGACCGGCACCACCGTGTGCGCCGGTGGGGAGCGGGGGCGTGCGCGGTGCGGTCGATGCAGCCGGCGGGTAGCAACGGAGGTAACAGATGTCCGGCCACTCAAAGTGGGCGACGACCAAGCACAAGAAGGCGGTCATCGACGCCAAGCGCGGCAAGATGTTCGCCAAGCTGATCAAGAACGTCGAGGTCGCGGCGCGGACCGGCGGCGGCGACCCCGCCGGCAACCCGACGCTCTACGACGCGATCCAGAAGGCCAAGAAGAACTCGGTCCCCAACGACAACATCGACCGCGCGGTCAAGCGCGGCTCCGGTCTGGAAGCCGGCGGTGCCGACTACCAGACGATCATGTATGAGGGGTACGGCCCGAACGGCGTCGCGCTGTTGATCGAGTGCCTGACCGACAACCGCAACCGCGCCGCCACCGAGGTACGCACCGCGCTGACCCGCAACGGCGGCTCGTTCGCCGACGCCGGTTCGGTGTCGTACATGTTCTCCCGCAAGGGCGTGGTGATCGTGCCGAAGACGGGCACCACCGAGGACGACGTGATGCTGGCGGTCCTCGACGCGGGTGCCGAGGAGGTCAACGACCTGGGTGAGGCGTTCGAGGTGGTCTCCGAGCCGGGTGACCTGCTGGCCGTACGCACCGCCTTGCAGGACGCCGGCATCGAGTACGAGTCGGCCGAGTCCTCGCTCATCCCCAGCGTCACCGTGCCGCTTGACGAGGAGGGCGCGCGCAAGATCTTCAAGCTGATCGACGTCCTGGAGGACAGCGACGACGTGCAGAACGTCTACGCCAACTTCGACGTCTCCGACGAGGTGATGGCCGCCGTCGGCTGACGACCGACTCTCGTTCGTTGGATATACGCACCTCCCGGATATATTCTTGTCCGGGAGGTGTATCTCATGGCCAAAACCCTGTTGGATCTCGATGAGGATCTTCTGGCGGAGGCGACTGCCGCGCTCGGCACCGCGACCAAGAAGGAGACGGTGACAGCGGCGCTCCGGCAAGCGGTGGAGTCCAGCCGGGAGCGGCGACAGCGGGCCCTGGCTGACCTCCAAGACGTCGCTGACGCGGGCGGCTTCGATTTCGATCAGCTCGACGAACTCGACCGTTGAAGTACCTCATCGACACCAGCGCCCTGGTCCGCATGGTTCGTCGTCAAGTCGACCCGCAGTGGTCCGACCTTGCTGCTCGCGGCCTGATCGCCATCTGCGACCCGGTGCTCGTGGAAACACTGACCATCGCGGATGCCAAGGCATACGACCGGGTCGAGCGAGGGCTGCGCGACGTGTATCCCTGGGTGCCCGTGCCAGACGATGCCTGGCAGGTCGTGCGAGCGGTGCGACAGGAACTCGCCAGCCACAGCGCCCACCAAGGGCTCTCCGTGGCGGATCATCTCGTGGTGGCCACCGCGATTCGGCTGAAGCTGGTGGTGCTTCACCGGGACGCCGACTTCGAGACCGCAGCCCGGCTCGTGCCGCAGCTGAGCCAAGAGCGGATCACCTGACCGCCGCCGAGACACCGACTCGCGTACGCGCTCCGGAAGCTTTTGGCACTTGCTAGAGATGTCTTTCTAAAGCATTCTCTACTATATGGCTGACGATCTGCCCCGGCGTTCCATCAAGGTCGATGACCCCCGCGCCCTGCGCGCGTACGCGCACCCGCTGCGGATGCGTCTGATCGGGCTGCTGCGCGGTGAAGGGCCGATGACCGCGACGCAGGCGGCAGCCCGGCTCGACGACAACGTGCCGAACTGCTCGTTCCACCTGCGCCAACTCGCGAAGTACGGTTTCGCCGAACGGGTGCCCGGGGCGGACGGTCGGGAACGACCCTGGCGGGCCACCACCCAGTACACCTCCTGGGACGACGACTCCGACGATCCGGCGATGCGGGCCGCCACGGACCAGATCAACAACGTGATGGTCGCCCTCTACCTGCAACGCGCGCAGGACTACCTGGCAATCCGCGCCGACGAGCCCGCCGAGTGGCGCGCCGCCGCCGGCTTCGGCGACGCGCTGCTGTACGTCACCGCGGCCGAACTGCGCGAGGTCACCGAGCAGATCGACGCGCTGCTGGCCCGGTACGACGAACGGCTCGCCGATCCGGCGAAACGCCCGCCCGGCTCCCGGCCGGTGACGGTCGTCCAGATGGCGCTGCCCCGAAAGACCGCGCCCACCGAGGAGCAGCCGGCGGGGTCCGGCCATGAGTGAACCACTCGTCCTCACCGAGCCGGCCGATCCGGCACCGCCGCGCCGGTCGCGAGTGCCGACGCTGTTGCGGCAGCCGGACTTCCGCCGCTACTGGTCCGCGCAGACCGTCTCGCTCTTCGGCGACCAGGTCACCATGCTCGCCGTACCGCTGCTGGCCCTGCTCGCGGTCGGTGCCGGACCCGCCGAGATGGGCTACCTGACCGCCGCCTCGCTGCTGCCCAACCTGTTCTTCTCCCTGCCGGCCGGGGCCTGGGTTGACCGACACCCGCGTCGGCGTCAGGTCATGATCGTCACCGACCTCGGGCGGGCGGGGCTGCTGCTGGCGGTGCCGCTGCTCTGGTGGATCGACGCCCTGAGCCTGCCGCTGCTCTGCGCGGTGGCCTTCCTGATCGG
This DNA window, taken from Micromonospora sp. FIMYZ51, encodes the following:
- a CDS encoding elongation factor G-like protein EF-G2, which produces MAQRNQDKGVTGAPVATDPAKIRNVVLVGHSGAGKTSLVEALLAATGTIARAGSVTDGTTVCDHDPAAVRQQRSVSLACAPLTHDGFKVNLLDTPGYADFVGELRAGLRAADAALFVVSAVDGMDAATAALWEECAAVDMPRAVAVARLDHPRADFDEAVALCQRVFGDNVLPLYLPMLGDDGVSTVGLLGLITRRVFDYTDGLPPQVREPDPEHLPAIVESRNELIEGIIAESEDETLMDRYLGGEEIGTDLLIEDLEKAVARGHFYPVVPVCAATGVGLDALLEVLTAGFPSPPEHALPAVTGIDGTPRPPLTCDPDGPLVAEVVKTTIDRHVGRVCVVRVFSGTLRPEQTVHICGHGLADRGHPDHDADERIAHLYSPLGATLREVGVAVAGDICAITKSGSAETGDTISAKDDPLLVAPWEMPEPLLPVAIVAKSRSDEDALARNLARLVAGDPTMRLERNPETHQLVLWCMGEAHADVVLDRLRAGGVELDTEPVQVALRETLTAPARGHGRHVKQSGGHGQYAVCDIEVEPLPRGAGFEFVDRVVGGAVPHNYIPSVEKGVRAQMERGLVAGHPVVDLRVTLVDGKAHSVDSSDAAFQTAGALALRDAAERGQPTLLEPIDEVTVRVPDGNVGAVMGDLSGRRGRVLGTEPDPDAEGRTLVRAEVPALELLRYAVELRAMTAGAGTFRRRFTRHEPLPTHLTTTTHKRG
- the pgsA gene encoding phosphatidylinositol phosphate synthase, whose amino-acid sequence is MAKIFQVSARAGMTRVVEPIARRLLRAGVSPNAVTVTGTLGVLVGALGFGARGHLVAGAVIVTVFALTDLLDGTMARMSGGSTRFGAFLDSSMDRVADSAVFGAVAFYLATEGDRAGLAAALICLAAGGLVSYVKARAEGLGMSCNVGIAERTERLLIVGVGGLLTGLGVEAALPVALWLLAAVSLFTVGQRMRHVYQQARQIDVPGGGR
- a CDS encoding phosphatidylinositol mannoside acyltransferase yields the protein MNLTELGFAAGWRLVRALPRPVAAAGFNAVADRAYRRRGAGANRLRANLRRVVGPELPEAELDDLVRQGLRSYARYWMEAFRLPSLSREQIRTGFRLDGAELLAADVAAGRGAVVALPHAGNWDLAGAWVVANEWPLSTVMERLKPEGVYERFVAFRKSLGMEILPATGGERPPLEVLTERLTAGAVVPLLADRDLSARGVEVKFFGGRSRMPAGPALLALRTGAPLYVASMWYEPDAACASIEGPLPLPGPQEGTLDVRVRSLTQRIADGLAAGIARHPQDWHMLQRMWLD
- a CDS encoding glycosyltransferase family 4 protein gives rise to the protein MRIGIVCPYSFDVPGGVQNHVMDLAEALIGLGHEVSVLAPADEDSPLPPYVVPAGRAVPLPYNGSVARIAFGPVSTARVRRWIIRGDFDVLHVHEPLALSLSMLAVLSARGPVVATFHTAMTRSRVLAAAQGVLQIVLERITARIAVSALARKVQVEHLDGGAVEIPNGVAVAKFAGVEPLPGWPGEVTAGGGGTLGFLGRFTEPRKGFPILRDAFVDLARQRAGLRLLVAGPGDPDDLFGQFPPDLRDQVTFLGLVPEQEKARMLRSVHLYVAPNTGGESFGMILTEALAAGTTVVASDLDAFRRVLDGGRAGRLFPTGDAVALRRTIGELLDDPDQRAELTACGNQVVANFDWPVVARRVLEVYAAAIEATDGRVIDQEWVGPD
- the pdxS gene encoding pyridoxal 5'-phosphate synthase lyase subunit PdxS; the encoded protein is MSETTSPNLDATPVVGTARVKRGMAEMLKGGVIMDVVTAEQARIAEDAGAVAVMALERVPADIRAQGGVSRMSDPDMIDGIINAVSIPVMAKARIGHFVEAQILQSLGVDYIDESEVLTPADYANHIDKWAFTVPFVCGATNLGEALRRITEGAAMIRSKGEAGTGDVSNATTHMRKIRQEIRRLSSLPTDELFVAAKELQAPYELVKEVAETGKLPVVLFTAGGIATPADAAMMMQLGAEGVFVGSGIFKSGNPAQRAAAIVKATTFHDDPDVLAKVSRGLGEAMVGINVDDIPVPHRLADRGW
- the pdxT gene encoding pyridoxal 5'-phosphate synthase glutaminase subunit PdxT, producing the protein MTAPVIGVLALQGDVREHLAALTGAGAQARPVRRPAELDAVDGLVIPGGESTTISKLVDIFELREPIDKRIAAGLPVYGSCAGLIMLASEVLDGRPDQRGFDGIEMTVRRNAFGRQVDSFEASVEVTGIDGGPLHAVFIRAPWVEHVGADVEVLGRVTEGPAAGRIVAVRQGNLLATSFHPELTHDLRLHRYFTQLVRTAS
- a CDS encoding helix-turn-helix transcriptional regulator, producing MMDGELGAFLRSRREALRPEQVGLPAGPRRRTPGLRRAEVATLAQVSVEYLTRLEQGRDSRPSPEILAALADALRLDHADRRHLQQLASVEHHRQLCAGRRPSVSRTVRPQVRGLLDALRDRPAYLLNRVSDVLAWNDAFERLTRPLGLLDGDRPNLLWFVFADERAREHFPDWAELADQQVAELHRLRQGDPATDAFAERLGRTVGTPFTSRWQRRPVATRSSAVRRLRHPQVGPLSLAYETLELADDQQRLVVHLPADPATAAALTRLLAPHPRALLTGIPLVDHDVVAVPRRGG
- a CDS encoding YebC/PmpR family DNA-binding transcriptional regulator, giving the protein MSGHSKWATTKHKKAVIDAKRGKMFAKLIKNVEVAARTGGGDPAGNPTLYDAIQKAKKNSVPNDNIDRAVKRGSGLEAGGADYQTIMYEGYGPNGVALLIECLTDNRNRAATEVRTALTRNGGSFADAGSVSYMFSRKGVVIVPKTGTTEDDVMLAVLDAGAEEVNDLGEAFEVVSEPGDLLAVRTALQDAGIEYESAESSLIPSVTVPLDEEGARKIFKLIDVLEDSDDVQNVYANFDVSDEVMAAVG
- a CDS encoding type II toxin-antitoxin system VapB family antitoxin; translated protein: MAKTLLDLDEDLLAEATAALGTATKKETVTAALRQAVESSRERRQRALADLQDVADAGGFDFDQLDELDR
- a CDS encoding PIN domain-containing protein encodes the protein MKYLIDTSALVRMVRRQVDPQWSDLAARGLIAICDPVLVETLTIADAKAYDRVERGLRDVYPWVPVPDDAWQVVRAVRQELASHSAHQGLSVADHLVVATAIRLKLVVLHRDADFETAARLVPQLSQERIT
- a CDS encoding helix-turn-helix domain-containing protein, with translation MADDLPRRSIKVDDPRALRAYAHPLRMRLIGLLRGEGPMTATQAAARLDDNVPNCSFHLRQLAKYGFAERVPGADGRERPWRATTQYTSWDDDSDDPAMRAATDQINNVMVALYLQRAQDYLAIRADEPAEWRAAAGFGDALLYVTAAELREVTEQIDALLARYDERLADPAKRPPGSRPVTVVQMALPRKTAPTEEQPAGSGHE